In Quercus robur chromosome 11, dhQueRobu3.1, whole genome shotgun sequence, the following proteins share a genomic window:
- the LOC126707544 gene encoding putative inactive cadmium/zinc-transporting ATPase HMA3 isoform X5, whose protein sequence is MAEELKKSYFEVLGLCCASEVALVERILKQLNGVQEISVILPTKTVVVNHTHVISDVTIVEALNKVRLEATVRPQEQSNFQNKWPAPSTMFSGLFLALSFLKYVYHPLEWLALGAVIVGLPTLILRSIASIRNLTLNINILVLMAVIGTLALQDYWEAGTVVFLFSIAQWLETRASYKAMATMSSLTSMAPQKAIIAETGEHVDVNAVEMNTVLAVKAGDVIPIDGIVVEGKCEVDEKMLTGESFPVTKELDSTVWAGTINLNGYISVKTTALAKDSFVSRMAKLVEESHNKKSRAQRFIDNCAKYYIPAVMLIAAAFAVIPAALRLPNEDYWFHLAIVVLVSTCPCALILSTPVVNFCALSKAATTGLLVKGGDYLEILAKVKTVAFDKTGTITRGEFVVTNFQVISDDVSLNALLYWVSSIESKSSHPMAAALVEYGRQHSIEPKPENVEDFQNFPGEGVFGKIDGKDIYIGNRRIRLRAGCAAEIEFQNMEGKTNGYIYCGATLVGTFSLSDTCRSGAMEAVEELKSLGIKCVMLTGDNHAAAMLAQDQLGHALDVVHAELLPEDKARIIEEYKKEGPTVMIGDGINDALALAAADVGISMGISGSALAMETGHVILMSNNIQKIPLAIKLARRTLRKLIENVIVSITTKGAILALAFAGYPLIWASVLTDVGTCLVVIFNSMLLLQETPKLQGGHSRSRYGTFSVPSLFGKGKSINPVDGQGGYNGDYGDYEAIKCNDGCCEKLIHEVESPSGKGCSNCTEASCKDKKFANIPQSSSSSSSVCCLQKCEAQSQSKKCGPAQGATINNACGCSTAGLLESIINNASKISDNREIRGCCKQFAEQCCGKPEQYTTNRLSEIVIE, encoded by the exons ATGGCTGAAGAATTAAAGAAAAGCTACTTTGAGGTGTTGGGTTTGTGCTGTGCATCAGAGGTAGCATTGGTTGAGAGGATTCTGAAGCAGCTCAATGGAGTCCAAGAAATTTCTGTAATCCTACCCACAAAAACAGTTGTTGTCAACCACACTCATGTCATCTCTGATGTTACCATTG TTGAGGCACTCAATAAGGTAAGGCTGGAAGCTACTGTTAGACCACAGGAACAAAGCAACTTCCAGAACAAATGGCCAGCCCCAAGTACAATGTTCAGTGGCTTATTTCTTGCACTTTCCTTTTTGAAGTACGTTTATCATCCATTGGAATGGTTGGCTCTTGGTGCGGTTATTGTTGGCCTTCCTACACTCATATTGAGAAGCATAGCATCCATCCGAAATCTTACTCTTAATATCAACATTCTTGTTCTGATGGCAG TGATAGGGACACTTGCTTTACAAGATTATTGGGAAGCTGGTACCGTTGTCTTTCTGTTCTCCATTGCTCAATGGCTCGAAACAAGAGCAAGTTACAAG GCTATGGCTACGATGTCATCTTTAACGAGCATGGCTCCTCAAAAAGCCATAATAGCTGAAACTGGAGAACATGTTGATGTCAATGCTGTTGAGATGAACACAGTCCTTGCAGTCAAAGCCGGCGATGTTATTCCAATAGATGGTATTGTTGTTGAAGGGAAATGTGAAGTTGATGAAAAAATGCTGACTGGAGAATCATTTCCTGTCACCAAAGAACTGGACTCAACTGTTTGGGCAGGCACTATTAACCTAAATG GTTATATTAGTGTAAAAACTACAGCTTTAGCAAAAGACTCTTTTGTCTCAAGAATGGCAAAGCTAGTAGAGGAGTCGCACAACAAGAAGTCCAGAGCTCAAAGATTCATTGACAATTGTGCAAAGTACTATATTCCTG CGGTTATGTTAATAGCAGCTGCTTTTGCTGTGATTCCGGCTGCACTGAGACTTCCTAACGAAGATTACTGGTTTCATTTGGCAATAGTAGTGCTTGTAAGCACATGTCCATGTGCACTTATCCTCTCTACACCTGTTGTCAATTTCTGTGCACTTTCAAAGGCTGCAACAACTGGACTTCTAGTCAAAGGTGGAGATTATCTTGAGATTCTTGCAAAGGTTAAGACTGTCGCTTTCGACAAAACTGGGACAATAACAAGAGGAGAATTTGTGGTGACTAATTTTCAAGTAATCAGTGATGATGTTAGCCTGAACGCCTTACTCTACTG GGTTTCAAGCATTGAGAGTAAATCAAGTCATCCAATGGCAGCTGCACTTGTTGAGTACGGACGCCAACATTCAATTGAACCAAAGCCTGAAAATGTGGAagactttcaaaattttcctggGGAAGGGGTTTTTGGGAAGATTGATGGGAAAGATATCTATATTGGAAACCGGAGAATTCGTTTGAGAGCTGGGTGTGCAGCAG AAATAGAATTTCAAAACATGGAAGGAAAAACAAATGGATATATATACTGTGGAGCAACTCTAGTTGGAACATTCAGCCTCTCTGATACTTGTCGATCAGGGGCCATGGAGGCAGTTGAAGAGCTTAAATCATTGGGGATCAAATGTGTCATGCTTACAGGTGATAATCATGCAGCAGCCATGCTTGCACAAGATCAG CTAGGCCATGCTTTAGATGTTGTCCACGCAGAGCTTCTACCTGAAGACAAGGCACGAATAATTGAGGAATATAAGAAAGAAGGACCAACAGTGATGATTGGGGATGGCATTAATGATGCTCTTGCATTAGCCGCAGCTGATGTTGGCATCTCAATGGGAATTTCAGGATCAGCACTTGCAATGGAGACAGGGCATGTGATTCTCATGTCAAATAACATTCAGAAGATACCATTAGCCATCAAACTTGCGAGAAGGACATTAAGGAAACTCATTGAGAATGTCATTGTATCCATCACAACTAAGGGTGCCATCTTAGCATTGGCCTTCGCAGGTTATCCGCTTATTTGGGCATCAGTTCTCACAGATGTTGGGACATGCTTGGTCGTAATTTTCAACAGCATGTTATTGTTGCAAGAGACACCAAAACTTCAAGGAGGGCATTCCAGGTCAAGATATGGCACTTTCTCCGTGCCTTCTTTATTTGGGAAAGGCAAAAGCATAAATCCTGTTGATGGGCAAGGTGGTTATAATGGAGATTATGGGGACTATGAGGCAATAAAATGCAATGATGGATGCTGTGAGAAACTCATTCATGAAGTGGAATCCCCAAGTGGTAAAGGTTGTTCTAACTGTACAGAAGCTAGTTGCAAGGACAAGAAGTTTGCTAACATACCAcaaagtagtagtagtagtagcagCGTTTGTTGTCTACAAAAATGTGAAGCTCAATCTCAAAGCAAAAAATGTGGTCCAGCACAAGGTGCAACCATCAATAATGCCTGTGGCTGTAGCACTGCTGGCCTTCTGGAATCTATAATAAATAATGCTTCTAAGATTTCAGACAATAGAGAGATAAGAGGGTGTTGCAAGCAATTTGCGGAGCAATGTTGTGGTAAGCCTGAGCAATACACAACTAATAG
- the LOC126707544 gene encoding putative inactive cadmium/zinc-transporting ATPase HMA3 isoform X7, translating into MAEELKKSYFEVLGLCCASEVALVERILKQLNGVQEISVILPTKTVVVNHTHVISDVTIVEALNKVRLEATVRPQEQSNFQNKWPAPSTMFSGLFLALSFLKYVYHPLEWLALGAVIVGLPTLILRSIASIRNLTLNINILVLMAVIGTLALQDYWEAGTVVFLFSIAQWLETRASYKAMATMSSLTSMAPQKAIIAETGEHVDVNAVEMNTVLAVKAGDVIPIDGIVVEGKCEVDEKMLTGESFPVTKELDSTVWAGTINLNGYISVKTTALAKDSFVSRMAKLVEESHNKKSRAQRFIDNCAKYYIPAVMLIAAAFAVIPAALRLPNEDYWFHLAIVVLVSTCPCALILSTPVVNFCALSKAATTGLLVKGGDYLEILAKVKTVAFDKTGTITRGEFVVTNFQVISDDVSLNALLYWVSSIESKSSHPMAAALVEYGRQHSIEPKPENVEDFQNFPGEGVFGKIDGKDIYIGNRRIRLRAGCAAEFQNMEGKTNGYIYCGATLVGTFSLSDTCRSGAMEAVEELKSLGIKCVMLTGDNHAAAMLAQDQLGHALDVVHAELLPEDKARIIEEYKKEGPTVMIGDGINDALALAAADVGISMGISGSALAMETGHVILMSNNIQKIPLAIKLARRTLRKLIENVIVSITTKGAILALAFAGYPLIWASVLTDVGTCLVVIFNSMLLLQETPKLQGGHSRSRYGTFSVPSLFGKGKSINPVDGQGGYNGDYGDYEAIKCNDGCCEKLIHEVESPSGKGCSNCTEASCKDKKFANIPQSSSSSSSVCCLQKCEAQSQSKKCGPAQGATINNACGCSTAGLLESIINNASKISDNREIRGCCKQFAEQCCGKPEQYTTNRLSEIVIE; encoded by the exons ATGGCTGAAGAATTAAAGAAAAGCTACTTTGAGGTGTTGGGTTTGTGCTGTGCATCAGAGGTAGCATTGGTTGAGAGGATTCTGAAGCAGCTCAATGGAGTCCAAGAAATTTCTGTAATCCTACCCACAAAAACAGTTGTTGTCAACCACACTCATGTCATCTCTGATGTTACCATTG TTGAGGCACTCAATAAGGTAAGGCTGGAAGCTACTGTTAGACCACAGGAACAAAGCAACTTCCAGAACAAATGGCCAGCCCCAAGTACAATGTTCAGTGGCTTATTTCTTGCACTTTCCTTTTTGAAGTACGTTTATCATCCATTGGAATGGTTGGCTCTTGGTGCGGTTATTGTTGGCCTTCCTACACTCATATTGAGAAGCATAGCATCCATCCGAAATCTTACTCTTAATATCAACATTCTTGTTCTGATGGCAG TGATAGGGACACTTGCTTTACAAGATTATTGGGAAGCTGGTACCGTTGTCTTTCTGTTCTCCATTGCTCAATGGCTCGAAACAAGAGCAAGTTACAAG GCTATGGCTACGATGTCATCTTTAACGAGCATGGCTCCTCAAAAAGCCATAATAGCTGAAACTGGAGAACATGTTGATGTCAATGCTGTTGAGATGAACACAGTCCTTGCAGTCAAAGCCGGCGATGTTATTCCAATAGATGGTATTGTTGTTGAAGGGAAATGTGAAGTTGATGAAAAAATGCTGACTGGAGAATCATTTCCTGTCACCAAAGAACTGGACTCAACTGTTTGGGCAGGCACTATTAACCTAAATG GTTATATTAGTGTAAAAACTACAGCTTTAGCAAAAGACTCTTTTGTCTCAAGAATGGCAAAGCTAGTAGAGGAGTCGCACAACAAGAAGTCCAGAGCTCAAAGATTCATTGACAATTGTGCAAAGTACTATATTCCTG CGGTTATGTTAATAGCAGCTGCTTTTGCTGTGATTCCGGCTGCACTGAGACTTCCTAACGAAGATTACTGGTTTCATTTGGCAATAGTAGTGCTTGTAAGCACATGTCCATGTGCACTTATCCTCTCTACACCTGTTGTCAATTTCTGTGCACTTTCAAAGGCTGCAACAACTGGACTTCTAGTCAAAGGTGGAGATTATCTTGAGATTCTTGCAAAGGTTAAGACTGTCGCTTTCGACAAAACTGGGACAATAACAAGAGGAGAATTTGTGGTGACTAATTTTCAAGTAATCAGTGATGATGTTAGCCTGAACGCCTTACTCTACTG GGTTTCAAGCATTGAGAGTAAATCAAGTCATCCAATGGCAGCTGCACTTGTTGAGTACGGACGCCAACATTCAATTGAACCAAAGCCTGAAAATGTGGAagactttcaaaattttcctggGGAAGGGGTTTTTGGGAAGATTGATGGGAAAGATATCTATATTGGAAACCGGAGAATTCGTTTGAGAGCTGGGTGTGCAGCAG AATTTCAAAACATGGAAGGAAAAACAAATGGATATATATACTGTGGAGCAACTCTAGTTGGAACATTCAGCCTCTCTGATACTTGTCGATCAGGGGCCATGGAGGCAGTTGAAGAGCTTAAATCATTGGGGATCAAATGTGTCATGCTTACAGGTGATAATCATGCAGCAGCCATGCTTGCACAAGATCAG CTAGGCCATGCTTTAGATGTTGTCCACGCAGAGCTTCTACCTGAAGACAAGGCACGAATAATTGAGGAATATAAGAAAGAAGGACCAACAGTGATGATTGGGGATGGCATTAATGATGCTCTTGCATTAGCCGCAGCTGATGTTGGCATCTCAATGGGAATTTCAGGATCAGCACTTGCAATGGAGACAGGGCATGTGATTCTCATGTCAAATAACATTCAGAAGATACCATTAGCCATCAAACTTGCGAGAAGGACATTAAGGAAACTCATTGAGAATGTCATTGTATCCATCACAACTAAGGGTGCCATCTTAGCATTGGCCTTCGCAGGTTATCCGCTTATTTGGGCATCAGTTCTCACAGATGTTGGGACATGCTTGGTCGTAATTTTCAACAGCATGTTATTGTTGCAAGAGACACCAAAACTTCAAGGAGGGCATTCCAGGTCAAGATATGGCACTTTCTCCGTGCCTTCTTTATTTGGGAAAGGCAAAAGCATAAATCCTGTTGATGGGCAAGGTGGTTATAATGGAGATTATGGGGACTATGAGGCAATAAAATGCAATGATGGATGCTGTGAGAAACTCATTCATGAAGTGGAATCCCCAAGTGGTAAAGGTTGTTCTAACTGTACAGAAGCTAGTTGCAAGGACAAGAAGTTTGCTAACATACCAcaaagtagtagtagtagtagcagCGTTTGTTGTCTACAAAAATGTGAAGCTCAATCTCAAAGCAAAAAATGTGGTCCAGCACAAGGTGCAACCATCAATAATGCCTGTGGCTGTAGCACTGCTGGCCTTCTGGAATCTATAATAAATAATGCTTCTAAGATTTCAGACAATAGAGAGATAAGAGGGTGTTGCAAGCAATTTGCGGAGCAATGTTGTGGTAAGCCTGAGCAATACACAACTAATAGGTTGTCAGAAATTGTGATTGAGTAG